A region of Coccinella septempunctata chromosome 5, icCocSept1.1, whole genome shotgun sequence DNA encodes the following proteins:
- the LOC123313826 gene encoding aminopeptidase Q-like: MLSNNLLDFEISLFVSILFHTVFCDNYRLPETIIPKHYKLEISASVDDELSFKGSLEIVTQCLNATKTISLHRDWDLKFEKIEVKKIDTVQSYEIGDGVTLKEILYSKTEEFIMISTIEELEENQHYVIYFEFEGPFFS; this comes from the exons ATGTTATCAAATAATCTTTTGGATTTTGAGATCTCattatttgtatcaatattaTTTCATACTGTATTCTGTGATAACTACAGATTGCCTGAGACTATTATACCCAAACACTACAAGTTGGAAATTTCAGCAAGCGTGGATGATGAGCTTTCTTTCAAAGGATCTCTCGAAATCGTAACTCAGTGTCTTAATGCTACAAAGACTATATCACTGCATAGAGATTGGGATCTCAAATTCGAGAAGATTGAAGTGAAAAAGATAGATACTGTACAAAGCTATGAAATAGGAGATGGTGTTACATTAAAGGAGATCTTATACAGTAAAACGGAAGAATTCATTATGATATCAACGATAGAGGAACTTGAGGAGAATCAGCATTatgtcatttattttgaatttgaag GTCCATTTTTCTCCTGA